The stretch of DNA GCCGACCGCGGCGACGCGGGGCGAGCAGGCGTTCGGATCGGGCACGGGTGTCGAGCGGTGCCCGCGGGACGGATGCGCGGAGGCCCCGACGCCGTGGCTCCCGGCGGAGTGCGCGCCGACAGGATGGGCGAGAGCGGACTGGGGGAGCAGAGCGGCGGCGGATGCCACGATGGCGGCACCGGCAAGCCCGAGAGACTGGTGCATCTTCCTTCTTCCTCCTCGGTGGGCTCGGCTGAGCCCGTGCTCCCATGGTGACCGCACCGGGTGAACCCGGGGTGGCCTCGCGGCGTCCGCCGCGCACCCCCGCCCGTAGACTCGGGCCACGTGACGCTCTCTCCCCTCGCCGATCACCTCCTCGCCACGCCCCACCTCGCCGAGGTGCTCGAGGAGGCCCGCGGTGGGCGCGTGCTCGCGCTCGACGTCACCGGACCGGAGGCGCTGCGGCCCTTCCTCACCACCGGCCTGGTCCGGACCGGGCGGACGGTGCTGGCGGTGACGGCCTCGAGCCGCGAGGCGGAGGACCTGGTCGCCGATCTCGGCTGCCTGCTGTCCCCGGAGGCGGTGGCCTACTTCCCGAGCTGGGAGACGCTGCCGCACGAGCGCCTCAGTCCGCGCAGTGACACCGTCGGTCGCCGCCTCGCCGTCCTGCGCCGCCTGGTCCACCCGGAGAGCGCGACCGGCTCGGCCGCCGTCCCGCTGCAGGTGGTGGTGGCGCCCGTGCGCTCGGTGCTCCAACCGCAGGTCAAGGGACTCGGCGACCTGATGCCGGTCGAGGTCGCGACCGGTGAGAGCGCGCGCCTCGACGACGTCGTCAAGCGACTGGTCGACGCGGCATACAGCCGGGTGGACCTGGTGGAGAAGCGTGGCGAGTTCGCCGTCCGCGGCGGCATCGTCGACGTGTTCCCGCCGACCGAGGAGCATCCGCTGCGCGTGGAGTTCTGGGGCGACGAGGTGGAGGAGATCCGCAGCTTCGCCGTTGCCGACCAGCGCACCGTGGAGAAGAAGGAGCGGCTCTGGGCGCCGCCGTGTCGTGAGCTGCTCCTCACCGACGAGGTCAGGGCTCGCGCCAAGGCTCTCGGCGAGGCGCACCCGACCCTGATCGAGCTGACGGACAAGATCAGCCAGGGCATCGCGGTGGAGGGGATGGAGTCGCTGGCTCCGGTCCTGGTCGACGACATGGAGCTGCTGGTCGACCTGCTGCCCGCCGACGCCACCATCCTGGTCTGCGACCCCGAGCGCGTGCGGCGCCGGGCGCACGACCTGGTCGCCACGGCCGAGGAGTTCCTCGGAGCGAGCTGGGCGGCCGCCGCGAGTGGCGGTGTGGCCCCCATCGACCTGTCGCAGGCCTCCTACCAGGATCTGGGCGACGTACGCGCCCACGCGATCGCGCGCGGGCTGCCGTGGTGGTCGGTCAGCCCCTTCGGCATGGCCGACGCCGATCTCGCCGAGGGGCAGCCGGGTGCCTCGAGCGCCTCGGCGTACGACGTCGGCGTCCCGACGCGGGCGGTGCCGCTGAAGCCTGCCGAGTCCTACCGGGGCGACGTCGAGGCAGCGATCAAGGATCTGGCCCGCTGGCGCGAGGAGGGCTACCGGGTGGTGGTCGCCCAGGCCGGTCACGGCCCCGCCCAGCGCACGGTGGAGACCCTCGCCGAGCACGACGTCCCCGCCCGGCTCGTCTCCTCGGGCTCGACGGACGCCGAGCACGGCGAGGGGTGGAAGCCACGGCTCAACGTCGTCACGGTGGTGCAGGCCGCCTTGCAGCACGGCTTCATCGACGAGGAGCTGCGGCTGGCCGTGCTCACCGGCGAGGACATCTCCGGGCAGAAGTCCTCGACCCGCGACATGCAGCGGATGCCGACGCGGCGCAAGAAGCAGATCGACCCGCTCGAGCTCAAGCCGGGCGACTACGTGGTCCACGAGCAGCACGGCGTCGGCCGGTTCGTGGAGATGAAGCAGCGCGAGGTCGGCGGCGCCACCCGCGAGTACCTCGTGCTGGAGTACGGCGCCAGCAAGCGCGGCGCCCCGCCGGACCGGCTCTACGTGCCGGCCGACGCGCTCGACCAGGTCACCCGCTACGTCGGCGGCGAGGCGCCCAGCCTCGACCGTCTCGGCGGTGCCGACTGGCAGAAGCGCAAGGCCCGTGCCAAGAAGGCGGTCAAGGAGATCGCGGCGGAGCTGATCCGGCTCTACGCCGCCCGTCAGGCCACCCAGGGCTACGCCTTCGGCCCGGACACCCCGTGGCAGCGCGAGCTCGAGGACGCGTTCCCGTTCCAGGAGACCCACGACCAGCTGACCACCGTGGAGGAGGTCAAGGCCGACATGATGAAGCCGGTGCCGATGGACCGGCTGGTCTGCGGCGATGTCGGCTACGGCAAGACTGAGATCGCCGTGCGCGCGGCCTTCAAGGCGGTCCAGGACGGCAAGCAGGTAGCGGTCCTCGTCCCCACGACGCTGTTGGTCAACCAGCACCTGTCGACGTTCGAGGAGCGGATGTCCGGCTTCCCGCTGAACCTCAGGGGCCTCAGCCGGTTCCAGACCGACAAGGAGGCCCGGGAGGTGATCGCCGGCCTCGCGGACGGCAGCATCGACATCGTGGTCGGCACCCACCGGCTGTTCAACAAGGACATCCGGTTCAAGGACCTCGGCCTCATCATCGTCGACGAGGAGCAGCGCTTCGGCGTCGAGCACAAGGAGGCGATGAAGCGGCTGCGGACCTCCGTCGACTTCCTGGCGATGTCGGCGACCCCCATCCCGCGCACCCTGGAGATGTCGATCACCGGCATCCGGGAGATGTCGACGATCACCACTCCGCCGGAGGAGCGGCACCCGGTGCTGACCTACGTGGGTGCCTACGAGGACCGGCAGGTCGTCGCGGCCGTACGTCGCGAGCTGCTGCGCGACGGCCAGGTCTTCTACATCCACAACCGGGTCCAGTCGATCGACAAGGCCGCCCAGCGGATCCGCGAGCTCGTGCCCGAGGCCCGGGTCGCGGTGGCGCACGGTCAGATGAACGAGAAGCAGCTCGAGCAGGTCATGCTCGACTTCTGGGAGAAGCGCTTCGACGTCCTCGTGTGCACGACGCTGGTCGAGTCGGGCCTGGACGTCTCCAACGCCAACACGATGATCGTCGAGCGCGCCGACACCCTCGGCCTGAGCCAGTTGCACCAGCTGCGCGGCCGTGTCGGCCGCTCGCGTGAGCGTGCCTACGCCTACTTCCTCTATCCGGCCGAGAAGCCGATGACCGAGACCGCACACGAGCGGCTCGCGACGCTCGCGCAGCACTCCGACCTCGGCGGCGGCATGGCGATCGCGATGAAGGACCTGGAGATCCGCGGCGCCGGCAACCTGCTCGGCGGCGAGCAGTCGGGTCACATCGCCGACGTCGGCTTCGACCTCTACGTCCGCCTGGTCGGCGAGGCCGTCAGCGACTTCAAGGGGGAGGCCGACCAGCAGTTCGAGGAGGTCCGCATCGAGCTGCCGGTCGACGCGCACCTGGCGCACGACTACATCCCCTCCGAGCGGCTGCGACTGGAGATGTACAAGCGCCTTGCCGAGGTGCGCTGCGACGAGGACGTGGACGCCGTGGAGGCCGAGCTCAAGGACCGGTACGGCGAGCCACCCGTCGAGGTGATCTCGCTGCTCCTGGTGGCTCGCTTCCGGGCGCGGGCGCGCCAGGCCGGCATCACCGAGGTCACCATCGCCGGCAAGAACGTCCGCTTCGCCCCCGTGTCGCTGCCCGAGTCGCGGGTGGTCCGGCTCAACCGGATGTACCCGAAGTCGCTGGTCAAGGCCCAGGTCGACACGATCCTGGTGCCGCGGCCGATCTCGACCGGGTTCCCGGCCAAGCCCCTGGACGGCATCGCGCTGCTGGAGTGGGCGCGCGGCGTGATCGACGCGGTGATCGACCCCCAGGAGGCCTGAGGACCACCCTAATCGGGTGAGTCACCTCCCTCGGGAGCGGACGAGTCTGGCAGCGGTCCCACCACCGCCGGGACCGCTCGCCCGGTCCTGAGGGGGACGTGATGAGCAGTG from Nocardioides sp. BP30 encodes:
- the mfd gene encoding transcription-repair coupling factor, which encodes MTLSPLADHLLATPHLAEVLEEARGGRVLALDVTGPEALRPFLTTGLVRTGRTVLAVTASSREAEDLVADLGCLLSPEAVAYFPSWETLPHERLSPRSDTVGRRLAVLRRLVHPESATGSAAVPLQVVVAPVRSVLQPQVKGLGDLMPVEVATGESARLDDVVKRLVDAAYSRVDLVEKRGEFAVRGGIVDVFPPTEEHPLRVEFWGDEVEEIRSFAVADQRTVEKKERLWAPPCRELLLTDEVRARAKALGEAHPTLIELTDKISQGIAVEGMESLAPVLVDDMELLVDLLPADATILVCDPERVRRRAHDLVATAEEFLGASWAAAASGGVAPIDLSQASYQDLGDVRAHAIARGLPWWSVSPFGMADADLAEGQPGASSASAYDVGVPTRAVPLKPAESYRGDVEAAIKDLARWREEGYRVVVAQAGHGPAQRTVETLAEHDVPARLVSSGSTDAEHGEGWKPRLNVVTVVQAALQHGFIDEELRLAVLTGEDISGQKSSTRDMQRMPTRRKKQIDPLELKPGDYVVHEQHGVGRFVEMKQREVGGATREYLVLEYGASKRGAPPDRLYVPADALDQVTRYVGGEAPSLDRLGGADWQKRKARAKKAVKEIAAELIRLYAARQATQGYAFGPDTPWQRELEDAFPFQETHDQLTTVEEVKADMMKPVPMDRLVCGDVGYGKTEIAVRAAFKAVQDGKQVAVLVPTTLLVNQHLSTFEERMSGFPLNLRGLSRFQTDKEAREVIAGLADGSIDIVVGTHRLFNKDIRFKDLGLIIVDEEQRFGVEHKEAMKRLRTSVDFLAMSATPIPRTLEMSITGIREMSTITTPPEERHPVLTYVGAYEDRQVVAAVRRELLRDGQVFYIHNRVQSIDKAAQRIRELVPEARVAVAHGQMNEKQLEQVMLDFWEKRFDVLVCTTLVESGLDVSNANTMIVERADTLGLSQLHQLRGRVGRSRERAYAYFLYPAEKPMTETAHERLATLAQHSDLGGGMAIAMKDLEIRGAGNLLGGEQSGHIADVGFDLYVRLVGEAVSDFKGEADQQFEEVRIELPVDAHLAHDYIPSERLRLEMYKRLAEVRCDEDVDAVEAELKDRYGEPPVEVISLLLVARFRARARQAGITEVTIAGKNVRFAPVSLPESRVVRLNRMYPKSLVKAQVDTILVPRPISTGFPAKPLDGIALLEWARGVIDAVIDPQEA